One Pieris brassicae chromosome 11, ilPieBrab1.1, whole genome shotgun sequence DNA window includes the following coding sequences:
- the LOC123715883 gene encoding exocyst complex component 5 — translation MMNQYLKELEADPFDPDEFVERMVRRSMQECRLKDDQFDPLMIHDIFTQAIQDLKVLQERQERKCARLEQGVQEEEKTYLAKLAEIMDQHTHCVSVFSALDERMSRCGGRALDVGEKLGAARAPRARAAAARDLLSHLANFLSPGPVLSDLFSDSNRLNEAADVIQKLYTIAQELPPDKFEVARKKIEAKYDEIERNLIEDFVKAQHQGNMTKMKEIANIMTNFKGYSQCVDAYIETSQMNTLTGKDIFSSVLPLCKKNNSIINNVFPNPEQVMSKFVLNIFHLKLQKYIQTKLADKNDLEKYLRNLYDVYTSTQRVCDELVAARLVSAEGDEATGELRREALVNGAMAAGADGYGALELRRLKAALAAALHDYYADKRHVKRQPQGGGFQELRRDLQAALGGRAPITIAHIEDYGGETFLCRKLAENVLASARTSFLRCRTLCSGAELDNCALSLLEVLIQHLLVEHVDYALDLGVHSIPIAEGKTPPQIYFFDIVHETNQIVKMFGESFQECVLPCVSSAGKRTDCVQRKKAVVEQLEMKLDAGLERAISAAVGWVRMHLQTEQRKSDFKPEGDVDTLASPACLGVVAFVAGLTERVSRTLDGANRAAVAAELAVRLHRVIYDHLHNYQFNSAGAMIAICDVKEYRSAVCGRGGTGAPDPAPALFDALHALCNLLLVKPENLHQVCEGETLAELDRSVLLNFIQLRADYKSHKLATFLKGLS, via the exons ATGATGAACCAATATTTGAAAGAACTTGAAGCG GACCCATTTGATCCAGATGAATTTGTGGAGAGAATGGTTAGACGTAGTATGCAAGAGTGCCGTCTTAAAGATGATCAATTTGATCCATTAATGATTCATGATATTTTCACACAAGCTATACAAGACCTGAAG GTCCTCCAAGAAAGGCAAGAAAGGAAATGTGCAAGATTAGAGCAGGGTGTACAAGAGGAAGAAAAAACCTATTTGGCCAAACTAGCTGAGATCATGGATCAACATACa cATTGTGTCTCGGTATTCAGTGCCCTTGATGAACGAATGTCCAGGTGTGGAGGTAGAGCTTTAGATGTTGGTGAGAAGTTGGGTGCTGCCAGGGCACCAAGGGCTCGGGCAGCTGCAGCGAGAGACTTGTTGTCACATTTGGCCAACTTTCTTAGCCCAGGACCAGTACTCAGTGATCTGTTTAGTGATTCTAACAGG ttaaatgaaGCTGCAGATGTCATTCAAAAGTTATATACAATAGCCCAAGAACTGCCACCGGATAAATTTGAAGTTGCCAGAAAGAAAATTGAAGCAAAATACGATGAGATTGAACGGAATCTGATCGAGGACTTTGTCAAAGCTCAACACCAGGGTAACATGACCAAAATGAAGGAAATAGCCAACATCATGACCAACTTCAAGGGCTATTCTCAGTGTGTGGATGCTTATATAGAGACCAGCCAAATG AACACCCTGACGggtaaagatatattttcttcaGTGTTGCCCCTTTGCAAAAAGAATAACTCTATAATAAACAACGTTTTCCCGAATCCCGAGCAAGTGATGAGCAAGTTCGTATTGAACATCTTCCATCTGAAGCTGCAGAAGTACATTCAGACGAAACTTGCCGATAAGAACGACCTCGAAAAGTACCTACGAAACCTGTACGACGTCTACACCAG CACGCAGCGAGTGTGCGACGAGCTGGTGGCGGCGAGGCTGGTGTCGGCCGAGGGCGACGAGGCGACGGGTGAGCTGCGGCGGGAGGCTCTGGTGAACGGGGCCATGGCCGCCGGCGCAGACGGCTACGGCGCTCTCGAGCTCCGGCGGCTCAAGGCCGCGCTGGCCGCCGCGCTCCACGACTACTACGCCGACAAGCGACACGTCAAGAGGCAGCCGCAAGGCGGAGG TTTCCAGGAGCTGCGTCGGGACCTGCAGGCGGCGCTCGGAGGGCGCGCCCCCATCACCATCGCCCACATCGAGGACTACGGGGGCGAGACCTTTCTTTGCCGCAAGCTGGCCGAGAACGTGCTCGCCTCCGCCCGGACCTCCTTCCTCAGGTGTCGGACT CTCTGTTCCGGCGCGGAGCTGGACAACTGCGCGCTGTCTCTCCTGGAAGTGCTGATTCAGCATCTGCTGGTGGAGCACGTGGACTACGCCTTGGACCTGGGAGTGCACTCCATCCCCATCGCAGAGGGAAAGACCCCACCCCAA atatattttttcgaCATCGTCCACGAGACAAACCAAATAGTGAAGATGTTCGGCGAGAGCTTCCAAGAGTGCGTGCTCCCTTGTGTGAG TTCGGCGGGCAAACGGACCGACTGCGTCCAGCGCAAGAAGGCCGTCGTCGAGCAGCTGGAGATGAAGCTCGACGCGGGCCTCGAGAGGGCCATCTCGGCCGCCGTGGGATGGGTCAGGATGCACCTGCAGACTGAGCAGAGGAAGAGCGACTTCAAGCCCGAGGGAGACGTGGACACGCTGGCCTCGCCG GCGTGCCTGGGCGTGGTGGCGTTCGTGGCGGGTCTCACGGAGCGCGTGTCGCGGACCCTGGACGGGGCCAACCGGGCCGCGGTGGCCGCCGAGCTGGCCGTGCGCCTCCACCGCGTCATCTACGATCACCTGCACAACTACCAATTCAACTCCGCAG GTGCGATGATCGCGATCTGCGACGTGAAGGAGTACAGGTCGGCCGTGTGCGGGCGCGGGGGCACCGGCGCGCCCGACCCCGCGCCCGCTCTCTTCGACGCCTTGCACGCGCTCTGCAACCTGCTGCTCGTCAAGCCCGAGAACCTGCACCAAGTGTGCGAGGGAGAGACTCTG
- the LOC123715884 gene encoding testis-specific serine/threonine-protein kinase 2, producing MAERLSPRSSEVNALEQRGYLIGKKIGQGSYATVHLAEYCDASSPKRMHLACKIFDKEKAPRDFLEKFFPRELDILTKIENPHIIQVHSILQRGPRVFIFMRYADNGDLLDFIKRNGVVPENQAKLWFRQMASGLQYLHSKNIAHRDLKCENILLSRRFNVKLADFGFARFCTDGDNRRVLSQTYCGSAAYAAPEVVSGTPYNPKLADVWSLGIILFIMLNASMPFDDSNLRKLLKDQMSRNWVFRSRIRDSVSAAAKSIVRHILEPDITLRLTLDRVLSHEWTRPRKDKSASLMGRLVQSAPSAPHSGKHEEAGTSAGLRVSGDHRDTERERHDDINSRTHA from the coding sequence ATGGCTGAGCGTCTCAGCCCTCGAAGCTCCGAGGTCAACGCCTTGGAACAACGAGGCTACCTAATCGGCAAGAAGATAGGACAAGGATCGTATGCCACCGTTCACTTAGCGGAGTACTGTGATGCATCGAGCCCAAAACGTATGCACTTAGCGTGCAAGATATTCGACAAGGAAAAAGCGCCTAGAGATTTCTTGGAAAAGTTTTTCCCCCGAGAACTtgatattttaactaaaattgaaAATCCCCATATCATTCAAGTGCATAGTATCCTGCAAAGAGGACCGAGGGTGTTCATATTCATGAGATATGCTGACAATGGCGATTTACTAGATTTTATCAAACGTAATGGCGTCGTTCCAGAAAATCAAGCCAAACTCTGGTTCAGACAGATGGCGAGTGGTCTTCAATACCTTCACAGTAAGAACATTGCACATCGGGACctgaagtgtgagaatattttACTGTCCAGGCGTTTTAATGTTAAGCTAGCCGATTTCGGCTTCGCAAGATTCTGCACGGACGGTGACAACAGGCGCGTCCTCAGCCAGACGTACTGCGGCTCCGCGGCGTATGCGGCTCCCGAAGTGGTCAGTGGTACACCGTACAATCCTAAGTTAGCCGATGTTTGGTCTCTCggaatcattttatttatcatgttAAACGCTTCCATGCCGTTCGATGACTCCAACCTGCGTAAGTTGCTGAAAGACCAGATGTCGCGCAACTGGGTCTTTCGCTCCAGAATCAGAGACTCTGTATCCGCCGCAGCGAAGTCAATCGTGCGTCATATCTTGGAACCGGATATCACTTTACGTCTGACTTTGGACCGCGTCCTGTCGCACGAGTGGACTCGACCGCGCAAAGACAAGAGCGCTAGCCTAATGGGGCGCCTCGTGCAGTCGGCCCCTTCGGCCCCGCATTCGGGAAAGCACGAGGAGGCCGGCACTTCGGCCGGACTCCGCGTCTCCGGCGACCATCGAGACACCGAGCGCGAGAGGCACGACGACATCAACTCTCGCACCCACGCCTGA